A part of Helicobacter himalayensis genomic DNA contains:
- the flgC gene encoding flagellar basal body rod protein FlgC: MSFLSSFDISGYGLSAQRVRTNIISSNIANANTTRTDEGGPYRRREVVFRAFDFNKVLNERLGTKNNQLKYEDPLGEGNLGIEPKPAIMSVYIHKIVRDDRQPLMKYDPSHPDANSEGYVAYPNVNPVVEMADLIEATRAYQANVSAFQSAKNMATNAISMFQA; the protein is encoded by the coding sequence ATGTCTTTTCTCTCTAGTTTTGATATTAGCGGTTATGGACTTTCTGCGCAACGCGTGCGCACAAACATTATCTCTTCAAATATTGCAAATGCCAACACCACGCGCACTGATGAAGGTGGACCATATAGACGTAGGGAAGTGGTATTTCGTGCGTTTGATTTCAATAAGGTGCTAAATGAGCGCTTAGGCACGAAAAACAATCAGCTCAAATATGAAGATCCACTTGGTGAAGGAAATTTGGGAATCGAGCCAAAACCTGCTATAATGAGCGTTTATATTCACAAAATCGTGCGTGATGACAGACAGCCATTGATGAAATACGATCCAAGTCACCCAGATGCAAATTCTGAAGGCTATGTGGCGTATCCCAATGTTAATCCAGTCGTAGAAATGGCCGATTTAATCGAAGCAACAAGGGCATATCAAGCTAATGTTAGCGCATTCCAAAGCGCGAAAAATATGGCGACAAACGCGATTAGTATGTTTCAAGCATGA
- the flgB gene encoding flagellar basal body rod protein FlgB produces MSLIKDISKVYPLTYEALSFRSLRQDLISSNIANVDTPFYKPKDINFEQYLAKSANKVFKKDKNTELPLIQSKGSHFDGKQSLLNKATMFFRDGHLARNDDNSVDLDVETSEMGKNSTMYQALTSALKRHKGIFSYALDSGKNLN; encoded by the coding sequence ATGAGCTTAATTAAAGATATTTCAAAAGTCTATCCGCTCACTTATGAAGCCCTTAGTTTTCGCTCGCTTAGGCAGGATTTGATTTCTTCAAATATCGCAAATGTTGATACGCCATTTTATAAACCAAAAGATATTAATTTCGAACAATATCTCGCAAAGAGCGCAAATAAGGTGTTTAAAAAAGATAAAAACACAGAACTTCCACTTATCCAAAGTAAGGGCTCACATTTTGACGGGAAGCAAAGCTTACTAAATAAGGCGACAATGTTTTTCCGCGATGGGCATTTAGCAAGAAATGACGACAATAGCGTGGATTTAGATGTAGAAACTAGCGAAATGGGCAAAAACTCTACAATGTATCAAGCCCTAACCTCCGCACTTAAGCGACATAAGGGAATCTTTAGCTACGCTCTAGATTCTGGAAAGAATCTTAACTAA
- a CDS encoding Fur family transcriptional regulator — MQQFVAQDLRAKNLKITPQRIAMLNEIKKNGHMDVDEIYAHIRDFYPSISLATIYKNISALCEANILREVKAPGQKQKYELACDRHIHVTCEKCGKLEDIKIDTSALEALGAEKSGYKLYDTSAVLIGICPECTKKSNLNYISPLT, encoded by the coding sequence ATGCAACAATTTGTAGCACAGGATTTAAGGGCAAAAAATCTCAAAATCACCCCGCAACGCATTGCGATGCTTAATGAAATCAAAAAAAATGGGCATATGGATGTCGATGAGATTTACGCACACATAAGGGATTTTTACCCTTCTATCTCGCTTGCAACTATTTATAAAAATATTAGTGCGCTTTGTGAAGCAAATATTTTGCGCGAAGTTAAGGCTCCCGGTCAAAAGCAAAAATATGAGCTTGCTTGCGATAGACATATCCATGTGACGTGTGAAAAATGTGGAAAACTGGAAGATATTAAAATCGATACAAGCGCGCTAGAAGCATTAGGTGCGGAAAAAAGCGGCTACAAACTTTATGATACTTCAGCGGTGCTTATTGGTATTTGCCCAGAGTGTACGAAAAAATCCAACTTAAACTACATTTCACCTCTAACTTGA
- a CDS encoding phosphatidylglycerophosphatase A: MKNNARWAFLSLLYVGNIKKAPGTFGTLASLPFALPILFFSQESLFLCALLVGVIATKQIDIFEQNGGAHDDKGIVIDELVGMWVALSFLNPHELLDKSLFWLCGGIFVSFLLFRIFDVFKPSFIGKIDREVKGGFGVIGDDVLAGLVAGICVKLFIFGALLLESHLAS; encoded by the coding sequence ATGAAAAACAATGCAAGGTGGGCGTTTTTAAGTCTTTTATATGTGGGGAATATCAAAAAGGCACCAGGTACTTTTGGCACGTTGGCAAGCCTGCCTTTTGCGCTACCAATTTTGTTTTTTTCCCAAGAAAGTCTATTTTTATGTGCGTTGTTAGTTGGTGTGATTGCGACAAAGCAGATTGATATTTTCGAGCAAAATGGTGGCGCGCACGATGATAAAGGTATTGTTATTGATGAGCTTGTGGGTATGTGGGTAGCGCTAAGTTTTCTTAACCCTCACGAGCTTTTGGATAAATCGCTTTTTTGGTTATGTGGCGGGATTTTTGTTAGTTTTTTGCTTTTTAGAATCTTTGATGTTTTCAAGCCCTCGTTTATTGGCAAAATCGATAGAGAGGTAAAAGGCGGATTTGGCGTGATTGGTGACGATGTATTGGCTGGACTTGTGGCTGGGATTTGCGTGAAACTTTTTATATTTGGAGCACTACTTTTAGAATCACACCTTGCGTCTTAA
- a CDS encoding glycosyltransferase family 4 protein, whose translation MISEHLIFSSIVGFVASFCLCVMAILTSKHLYFFVDSANSKKPQRFHTDNTSRAGGVGIFIAFCCSYMLFFGYDRLMLGLLFGAFIIFFSGLAEDFSSSLNPKIRLILQCFGAFLACFLMSVYIKDLSLGFELPKVLGVLFSIFALVGVTNAINIIDGFNGLASGICLLIFGAIGFVAFEVKDKDIFEICILIIMAILGFLVLNFPKGKIFLGDGGAYFLGFLAGFLLILLTQKNANVSTWFGFSVMIYPVWEVLFSIYRRKSKKLQAMQPDDLHLHTLLFSGLSKRTRTSSFKNAQTSLLLWICNAPFIILSCMLYQNTSALIVLSVSFMVLYSFCYVFLRRKV comes from the coding sequence ATGATAAGCGAGCATCTTATTTTCTCGAGTATTGTGGGTTTTGTAGCGAGTTTTTGCCTTTGTGTAATGGCTATTCTTACTTCAAAACACTTGTATTTTTTTGTGGATTCTGCAAATTCAAAAAAACCACAAAGATTCCACACCGATAACACCTCTAGAGCTGGGGGCGTGGGGATTTTTATAGCATTTTGCTGTTCATATATGCTTTTTTTTGGTTATGATAGATTGATGCTTGGGCTTTTATTTGGTGCGTTTATCATCTTTTTTAGCGGGCTAGCAGAGGATTTTAGTTCCTCGCTAAATCCCAAAATAAGACTTATTTTGCAATGTTTTGGCGCATTTTTAGCGTGCTTTTTGATGAGCGTGTATATCAAAGATTTGTCGCTTGGATTTGAGTTGCCAAAGGTGCTTGGTGTGCTCTTTAGCATATTTGCGCTTGTGGGCGTTACAAATGCTATCAATATCATAGATGGCTTTAATGGGCTTGCCAGCGGGATTTGCCTGCTAATTTTTGGGGCTATTGGTTTTGTGGCGTTTGAAGTCAAAGATAAAGATATTTTTGAGATTTGTATTCTTATCATTATGGCAATTTTAGGATTTCTTGTGCTTAATTTTCCAAAAGGTAAAATTTTCTTAGGTGATGGTGGGGCATATTTTTTGGGCTTTTTGGCAGGATTCTTACTTATCCTTTTGACGCAAAAAAATGCAAATGTCAGCACTTGGTTTGGGTTTAGCGTTATGATATATCCAGTATGGGAAGTGCTCTTTTCAATCTATCGGCGTAAAAGCAAAAAGCTTCAAGCTATGCAACCAGATGACCTACATTTACACACCTTGCTTTTTAGTGGGCTTTCAAAACGCACACGAACCTCATCTTTTAAAAATGCCCAAACTTCACTTTTACTTTGGATTTGCAACGCGCCTTTTATTATCCTAAGTTGCATGCTGTATCAAAATACGTCGGCACTCATTGTCTTAAGCGTGAGCTTTATGGTGCTGTATAGTTTTTGCTATGTCTTTTTAAGACGCAAGGTGTGA
- the def gene encoding peptide deformylase, with protein MILEILKYPNKRLKEKSKPVEVFDSKLHTLLDDMYETMIERNGVGLAAIQVGVAKQILVINLPREDNQQYKEDLLEIINPVFLKQEGEIAWNEGCLSVPDFYESTTRFSHISLTYKDRFGNDKLLQAEDFLSVAIQHEIDHLNGVLFVDKLPILKRKKFEKELKKQK; from the coding sequence ATGATTTTGGAAATTTTGAAATACCCCAATAAGCGTCTGAAAGAGAAGTCAAAGCCTGTGGAGGTGTTTGATTCTAAGTTGCATACTTTACTTGATGATATGTATGAGACGATGATTGAGCGCAATGGCGTGGGATTAGCAGCGATTCAAGTTGGTGTGGCAAAGCAGATTCTTGTCATCAACCTTCCGCGCGAAGACAACCAGCAGTATAAAGAGGATTTGCTAGAAATCATTAATCCTGTATTTTTAAAGCAAGAAGGCGAGATTGCGTGGAATGAGGGCTGTTTGTCAGTGCCAGATTTTTATGAATCCACCACGCGCTTTTCGCATATTAGCCTTACGTATAAAGACCGTTTTGGGAATGACAAGCTTTTGCAGGCAGAAGATTTTCTAAGCGTGGCAATTCAGCACGAGATTGACCATCTTAATGGGGTTTTATTTGTTGATAAACTTCCGATTTTAAAACGCAAGAAATTTGAAAAAGAACTCAAAAAGCAAAAATAA
- a CDS encoding diguanylate cyclase domain-containing protein — protein MLDNNNDFFGSLGLELESDTPTDKIEADTESLAKEHLRDISKKTMQILEDENILPFPENFESIFERNLKQETNEEVKNKIIHAREARDYTTKIIALEKNVDRSFGGIKLILESIGVVCKNLEKIEQKTQEKITEIENIENPFASKNAIKILLKDVQSAYQSVFNQIKGIAKSYGATYEELLDMKKNSMYDTTLGIYNKEFFLSQLAKECQIDSDLACNGVLCVIELGENLLKALKDKKSFITTIKMVSKILLDQLGKNDSLCYLGDSEFGVFIRNITESQSQEFIKEMLNILKTSNVYINDEQVNLEVVVGISKFDTTLSVEQNLENTKEALGSAKKENKHFEIYKSQASEDSQEGIDDDFGNFEIPQ, from the coding sequence ATGCTAGACAATAATAATGATTTTTTTGGGAGCTTGGGGCTAGAGCTTGAAAGTGACACGCCAACAGACAAGATAGAAGCCGATACAGAAAGCCTAGCCAAAGAGCATTTAAGAGATATTTCCAAAAAAACTATGCAGATTCTCGAGGATGAGAATATTTTACCGTTTCCGGAAAATTTTGAAAGTATTTTTGAGCGCAACCTTAAGCAAGAAACTAATGAAGAAGTCAAAAATAAAATTATCCACGCAAGGGAAGCGCGCGACTATACGACTAAAATTATCGCGCTTGAAAAGAATGTTGATAGGAGCTTTGGCGGGATAAAGTTAATATTAGAAAGTATTGGTGTGGTGTGTAAGAATCTAGAAAAAATCGAGCAAAAAACGCAAGAAAAAATCACAGAGATAGAAAATATAGAAAATCCATTTGCGAGCAAAAACGCTATTAAGATTCTCTTAAAAGATGTGCAAAGTGCGTATCAAAGTGTGTTTAACCAAATCAAAGGGATTGCAAAATCTTATGGCGCGACTTATGAAGAACTGCTTGATATGAAAAAGAACTCTATGTATGATACCACGCTTGGGATTTATAATAAGGAGTTTTTCCTTTCTCAACTTGCCAAAGAATGCCAGATAGATTCTGATCTTGCGTGCAATGGCGTGCTTTGTGTAATAGAGCTGGGCGAAAATTTACTTAAAGCACTCAAGGATAAAAAATCGTTTATCACAACTATTAAGATGGTTTCAAAAATACTTCTTGACCAGCTTGGCAAAAATGATAGCCTTTGCTATCTTGGGGATTCTGAATTTGGCGTGTTTATACGCAATATTACAGAATCTCAAAGTCAAGAATTTATCAAAGAAATGCTCAACATCCTAAAAACAAGCAATGTATATATAAACGATGAGCAGGTAAATCTCGAAGTGGTGGTTGGCATTAGTAAATTTGACACAACTTTAAGCGTAGAACAGAATCTTGAAAACACTAAAGAAGCACTAGGATCTGCGAAAAAAGAGAACAAACACTTTGAAATATACAAGTCGCAAGCAAGTGAAGATAGCCAAGAAGGCATAGACGATGATTTTGGAAATTTTGAAATACCCCAATAA
- the clpP gene encoding ATP-dependent Clp endopeptidase proteolytic subunit ClpP, whose protein sequence is MTYIPYVIERTGRGERSYDIYSRLLKDRIILLSGEINDHVASSIVAQLLFLEAEDPEKDINFYINSPGGVITSAFSIYDTMNYIRPDICTICIGQAASAGAFLLSSGTKGKRYSLPNSRIMIHQPLGGAQGQATDIEIQTKEILRLKKILNEIMAKNTGQSIKKVSQDTERDFFMSSEEAKEYGLVDEILNKSLK, encoded by the coding sequence ATGACTTATATTCCTTATGTGATTGAGCGCACAGGTAGAGGGGAGCGCAGTTATGATATTTACTCTCGCCTTTTAAAAGATCGCATTATTTTGCTAAGTGGGGAGATAAATGACCATGTGGCAAGCTCTATTGTCGCACAATTGCTTTTCTTAGAAGCAGAGGATCCAGAGAAAGATATAAATTTTTATATCAATTCCCCCGGAGGCGTGATTACAAGCGCATTTAGCATTTATGATACGATGAATTATATCCGCCCAGATATTTGCACGATTTGTATTGGACAGGCTGCGAGTGCTGGAGCATTTTTGCTTAGTAGCGGAACTAAGGGCAAGCGCTATTCCTTGCCAAATTCACGCATTATGATTCACCAGCCATTAGGTGGCGCGCAGGGGCAAGCGACAGATATTGAGATTCAGACAAAAGAGATTCTGCGCTTGAAAAAGATTCTCAATGAAATTATGGCAAAAAACACAGGACAAAGTATTAAAAAAGTTTCGCAAGACACGGAAAGAGACTTTTTTATGAGTAGCGAGGAAGCAAAGGAGTATGGGCTAGTCGATGAGATTTTAAACAAAAGCTTAAAATAA
- the tig gene encoding trigger factor, with protein MDSTTSTINTQKYNSANASVSGNISKKTLEEKIEGVIKKIAKNIKLDGFRKGKVPKNLIQMRYKEQIDQDSKQEAIQDLLTEGAKKLGISHTQILGNPAITKFEEKDGQIDVEIKISLTPEFNVDKALSCVPEVKLPAVSKKQIEERLEEIAKSRAPLKEMPKTHTLAKDDIATIDFEGFVDGKAFEGGNGENYNLSIGSNQFIPGFEDSLIGMKAGENKTIQVSFPEEYNAAHLAGKNAEFKVSVHKISQKELPKIDDAFAKSVLGDSGTLEGLKDAIKEQLEVENKTNAYNKELKEKLLTALIKEISFDLPELIVEQEMDILFRNALNAITPEEFEEIKNDEKKAKAKRDSFKEEAQKSVQVTFIMDALAKKNNIVISDNEVLQTIYYESMMMGQDPKAMMEYYKANNLLPAIKMAMIEDRVLNFLLDSKLEDSKKLKESKDSKTSQEGEKPKSTSKTIKDS; from the coding sequence ATGGATTCTACAACTTCTACTATCAATACGCAAAAATACAATTCCGCAAATGCAAGTGTGAGCGGGAATATCTCCAAAAAGACTTTGGAAGAAAAGATTGAGGGTGTGATTAAAAAAATCGCAAAAAACATAAAGCTTGATGGTTTTAGAAAAGGTAAAGTGCCAAAAAACCTTATCCAAATGCGCTACAAAGAGCAAATCGACCAAGATTCTAAGCAAGAAGCGATTCAAGATTTACTCACAGAAGGTGCGAAAAAATTAGGGATTTCACACACGCAGATTCTAGGCAATCCCGCAATTACAAAGTTTGAGGAAAAAGATGGACAAATTGATGTGGAGATAAAAATTTCTCTCACACCAGAATTTAATGTAGATAAGGCGCTTTCTTGCGTGCCAGAAGTCAAACTCCCGGCTGTTAGCAAAAAGCAAATTGAAGAGCGCTTAGAAGAAATCGCAAAATCACGCGCGCCGCTTAAGGAAATGCCAAAAACACATACACTTGCAAAAGATGATATAGCGACAATTGATTTTGAAGGTTTTGTCGATGGGAAGGCGTTTGAAGGCGGTAATGGAGAGAATTATAATCTTAGCATTGGCTCAAATCAGTTTATCCCGGGCTTTGAAGATTCTCTTATTGGTATGAAAGCAGGAGAAAATAAGACGATTCAGGTTAGCTTTCCGGAGGAATATAACGCAGCGCATTTAGCAGGCAAAAATGCGGAGTTTAAAGTCAGCGTGCATAAGATTTCACAAAAAGAATTGCCAAAAATTGATGATGCGTTTGCAAAATCTGTGCTTGGGGATTCTGGCACATTGGAAGGATTGAAAGACGCCATTAAAGAACAATTAGAAGTGGAAAATAAAACAAATGCATATAATAAAGAATTGAAAGAAAAGCTTTTGACTGCGCTTATTAAAGAGATTAGCTTTGATTTACCAGAGCTTATTGTCGAGCAAGAAATGGATATTTTATTCCGCAATGCGCTAAACGCTATCACGCCAGAAGAGTTTGAAGAAATCAAAAACGATGAGAAAAAAGCTAAGGCGAAGCGCGATAGTTTCAAAGAAGAGGCGCAAAAAAGCGTGCAAGTAACTTTCATTATGGACGCGCTCGCAAAGAAAAATAATATTGTCATTTCAGATAATGAAGTGTTGCAGACAATTTATTATGAATCTATGATGATGGGGCAGGATCCAAAGGCAATGATGGAGTATTATAAGGCAAATAATCTTTTACCAGCGATTAAAATGGCGATGATTGAAGATAGGGTTCTAAACTTCTTGCTTGATTCTAAATTAGAAGATTCTAAGAAGCTCAAGGAATCTAAAGATTCTAAAACCTCGCAAGAGGGCGAAAAGCCAAAAAGCACGTCAAAGACAATAAAAGATTCTTGA
- the fliI gene encoding flagellar protein export ATPase FliI translates to MPLSQIRQKLKNNINLSPSFGNVIKVMPNMIVAHGIRPSVGDIVEFISKDSQNENFQTHQNRQKEQSRELGMVSAIEEDSFLISPFSFVEGRKSGDIVRIVNPGLQIPVGDALKGRIINPLGVPIDDKGAIFTTDTTPLMRPPIGAMKRGVIDEIFSVGVKSIDGLLTCGKGQKMGIFAGSGVGKSSLMGMIVQGAQAQIKVIALIGERGREVPEFVQKNLGNDLTNTIIIVATSDDSPLMRKYGAFSAMAIAEYFKQLGNDVLFIMDSVTRFAMAQREIGLSLGEPPTSKGYPPSTLTLLPQLMERAGKEEGVGSITAFFTILVEGDDLSDPIADQSRSILDGHIVLSRELTDFGIYPPIQILSSASRLLNDIVSPAHLQAVRKFRRLYALLKENEVLIRIGAYQKGSDPELDEALSKKTLMEDFLRQDLKQKWEFGKTLEQLQVIMD, encoded by the coding sequence ATGCCGCTTTCGCAAATCCGCCAAAAACTCAAAAATAATATCAACCTCTCTCCTAGCTTTGGCAATGTGATAAAAGTTATGCCAAATATGATTGTCGCACACGGAATCCGCCCAAGTGTAGGCGATATTGTGGAGTTTATCTCTAAAGATTCTCAAAATGAAAATTTTCAAACGCATCAAAATCGCCAAAAAGAGCAAAGCAGAGAGCTGGGAATGGTAAGCGCGATTGAAGAAGATTCTTTTTTAATAAGCCCATTTTCCTTTGTAGAAGGACGCAAAAGTGGGGATATTGTGCGGATTGTGAATCCGGGCTTGCAAATCCCAGTGGGCGATGCGCTCAAAGGACGCATTATTAATCCGCTAGGCGTGCCAATTGATGATAAAGGCGCAATTTTTACAACTGATACCACACCACTTATGCGCCCACCCATAGGCGCGATGAAGCGTGGCGTGATAGATGAGATTTTTAGCGTTGGGGTGAAAAGTATTGATGGCTTGCTAACCTGTGGCAAAGGGCAAAAAATGGGAATCTTCGCAGGCTCGGGTGTTGGGAAATCTAGCCTTATGGGAATGATTGTCCAAGGTGCGCAGGCGCAGATTAAAGTTATCGCGCTTATTGGAGAGCGTGGGAGAGAAGTGCCAGAATTTGTGCAAAAAAATCTCGGCAATGATTTGACAAACACGATTATTATTGTCGCCACGAGCGATGATTCTCCACTTATGCGCAAATACGGGGCTTTTAGTGCGATGGCGATTGCGGAGTATTTCAAACAGCTTGGTAATGATGTGCTTTTTATTATGGATTCTGTGACGCGTTTTGCAATGGCGCAGAGAGAAATCGGGCTTTCCCTCGGCGAACCACCCACAAGCAAGGGCTACCCACCCTCAACTCTCACGCTTTTACCACAACTTATGGAGCGCGCGGGCAAGGAAGAGGGTGTTGGCTCAATTACAGCATTTTTTACGATTTTGGTTGAAGGCGATGATTTAAGCGACCCTATTGCGGATCAAAGTCGCTCGATTTTGGACGGGCATATCGTGCTTTCACGCGAGCTTACAGATTTTGGGATTTACCCACCCATTCAGATTCTCTCTTCTGCTTCAAGGCTTTTAAATGATATTGTGAGTCCCGCACATTTACAGGCGGTGCGGAAGTTTAGGCGCTTGTATGCGTTATTGAAAGAAAATGAGGTGCTTATACGCATTGGTGCGTATCAAAAAGGAAGCGACCCTGAGCTTGATGAAGCGCTTAGTAAAAAGACGTTGATGGAGGATTTTCTCAGGCAGGATTTGAAGCAAAAGTGGGAATTTGGCAAAACTTTAGAGCAGTTGCAAGTGATTATGGACTAA
- the galE gene encoding UDP-glucose 4-epimerase GalE, whose protein sequence is MQTFLFTGASGYIGSHSAFWFLRNRDECKIVIYDNLSTGFAQNYEYLQSVFPNRVEFVKGDLSESAKLDSLFSKHNFSAVVHFAASLIVSESVSLPLVYYKNNTLNTTLLIELCIKYGIQKFIFSSTAAVYGEPDSKLIPIIESAPLAPINPYGASKMMSERVLMDTHIANPNFNYAILRYFNVAGASSANTQELLDSSRGLGQRSKNATHLIKVACECASGKREGMSIFGKNYKTPDGTCVRDYIHIDDLASAHLCALKFLESTKQSEVFNVGYGRGYSVSEVVEMVKKVSGVDFKVIDSAPRTGDPAILVADNFKIKHLTSWKPQFDDLAFIIKSAYEWEKAF, encoded by the coding sequence ATGCAAACCTTTCTTTTTACCGGTGCGAGTGGCTATATCGGCTCTCATAGTGCGTTTTGGTTTTTGCGCAATAGAGATGAGTGCAAAATTGTCATTTATGACAATCTAAGCACGGGCTTTGCACAAAATTATGAATACTTGCAGTCTGTATTCCCCAATCGCGTGGAGTTTGTCAAAGGTGATTTAAGCGAGAGCGCAAAGCTGGATTCTCTTTTTTCAAAACATAATTTTAGTGCGGTGGTGCATTTTGCTGCATCGCTCATTGTGAGTGAATCTGTAAGTCTTCCGCTAGTGTATTACAAAAACAACACGCTTAACACCACGCTTTTAATCGAGCTTTGCATAAAATATGGAATCCAAAAATTTATCTTTAGCTCGACTGCTGCGGTGTATGGAGAGCCAGATTCTAAACTTATCCCAATTATAGAATCCGCCCCACTCGCTCCAATAAATCCTTATGGTGCGAGCAAAATGATGAGCGAGCGCGTGCTTATGGATACGCATATCGCAAATCCGAACTTTAATTACGCGATTTTGCGTTATTTTAATGTCGCAGGGGCGAGTAGTGCGAATACTCAAGAGCTTTTAGATTCTAGTCGTGGTTTGGGACAAAGGAGCAAAAACGCCACGCATCTCATCAAAGTGGCTTGTGAGTGCGCGAGCGGAAAAAGAGAAGGTATGAGCATTTTTGGCAAAAATTACAAAACGCCAGATGGCACTTGCGTGCGCGATTATATCCATATTGATGACTTAGCCAGCGCCCACCTTTGCGCGCTCAAATTTTTAGAATCCACCAAACAAAGCGAAGTTTTCAATGTCGGCTATGGTAGGGGTTATAGTGTCAGCGAAGTAGTGGAAATGGTGAAAAAGGTGAGCGGTGTAGATTTCAAAGTTATAGATTCTGCCCCGCGCACGGGCGATCCAGCAATTTTAGTAGCGGATAATTTCAAAATAAAGCACCTCACTTCGTGGAAACCGCAATTTGATGATTTAGCTTTTATTATCAAAAGCGCGTATGAGTGGGAAAAGGCGTTTTAA
- a CDS encoding HD domain-containing protein — MSQSTTPTTPPSQLKSPRLKGALLRKIFIAASIRRWNDQATPVEFVELDKQAHKIVIAYLLARYEELENGAKIDWERLILQFCFEFFERVVLTDIKPPVFHQLVKTHNNELVKFVLKNLESDLGAYEFFPKMGEYLTSHRENLEKKILKASHYYASKWEFDIIYRFNPEMYDVQNIKDIIDRQVEEHYELAGMKKIMLYKDTRELITMFGQLRFQKRWSQTPRIPATSVLGHTLIVALSAYLLSYDLPCCPQMRINHFLCGLFHDLPEILTRDIISPIKHTIKGLDEFIKTIESQAVGEKILSKVPHNIQEDIRYFTEDEFSNRYKIDCFPHKSSSAQELFAKFNKDKFEPICGEFLKLCDHLSAFLEAKISIAHGISSQDLAQGAEGLLERCGKKELCGVDLGALFRDFE; from the coding sequence ATGTCACAATCCACAACGCCCACCACACCACCAAGCCAGCTAAAGTCCCCGCGCTTAAAAGGCGCGCTTTTACGCAAAATTTTTATCGCTGCAAGTATCCGTAGATGGAATGATCAAGCCACGCCGGTGGAATTTGTTGAGCTTGATAAACAGGCGCATAAAATCGTCATTGCCTATCTTTTAGCTCGCTATGAAGAGTTAGAAAATGGCGCGAAAATTGACTGGGAGCGCCTTATTTTGCAATTTTGCTTTGAATTTTTCGAGCGCGTGGTGCTTACAGACATTAAGCCTCCGGTGTTTCATCAGCTTGTCAAAACGCATAATAATGAGCTTGTAAAATTTGTGCTAAAAAATTTAGAATCTGATTTGGGTGCGTATGAATTTTTCCCAAAAATGGGTGAATATCTTACCTCGCATAGAGAAAATTTGGAAAAAAAGATTCTCAAAGCCTCGCATTATTACGCTTCAAAATGGGAGTTTGACATCATCTATCGCTTTAATCCTGAAATGTATGATGTGCAAAATATTAAGGACATTATCGATAGGCAGGTTGAAGAACATTACGAGCTAGCGGGTATGAAAAAAATTATGCTTTATAAGGACACGAGGGAGCTTATCACGATGTTTGGACAGCTAAGATTCCAAAAGCGTTGGAGTCAAACGCCCAGAATCCCAGCTACTTCTGTGTTAGGACACACGCTCATTGTGGCGTTAAGCGCGTATCTTTTAAGCTATGATTTGCCGTGTTGTCCGCAAATGCGGATTAATCACTTCCTTTGTGGGCTTTTTCACGATTTGCCAGAAATTCTCACGCGCGATATTATCTCCCCAATCAAACACACAATTAAGGGCTTAGATGAATTTATCAAAACCATAGAATCTCAAGCAGTGGGTGAGAAAATCCTCTCAAAAGTCCCGCATAACATACAAGAAGATATTCGCTATTTCACAGAAGATGAATTTAGCAATCGCTACAAAATTGATTGTTTCCCGCATAAGTCTTCAAGCGCACAAGAGCTTTTTGCAAAATTTAACAAAGACAAATTTGAGCCAATTTGTGGGGAGTTTTTAAAGCTTTGTGATCATCTAAGTGCATTCTTAGAAGCAAAAATTTCAATTGCACACGGAATCTCAAGCCAAGATTTGGCACAAGGTGCGGAAGGACTTCTTGAAAGATGTGGAAAAAAAGAGCTTTGCGGGGTTGATTTGGGTGCGTTGTTTAGGGATTTTGAATAA